The window GGCGGCGGCGCGCTGGGTTTCCGGCGTGCGGTACTGGATCTGCGCCCAGCGTTGCTGGATGTCCGCCAGGCGCTGGGCTGCGGCGGGGTCGAGCGCCCAGCTCAGCGGCGCGGCAAGCAGCAGGGCGGCGAAGGCCAGTATGTGCTTCATCGGGATTGCTCCTCATGGCGGCTGTGGCGGCGGATCAGCGGCAGTTGCTTGCGCAGCGCGCGGTCGACGATGCCGGGCAGCATGCCGTTGATGCGCACGAAGAGTTTTTCCGGCCAGCCCAGGTACAGCTCGCTGCGCCTTCCTTCGATGGCCGCGAGCACGGACCGGGCGACGTCGCGGGGATCGTCGGTGCTGGCCTTCAGCGCTTCGTTGAGCGCCATCGCCGCCGCGCTGTTCATGCTGGTGCGGGTGGCGCGCGGGGCGACATAGAGCACGTCCACCGAGGTGTCCGCCAGTTCGCGGCGCAAGGCCTCGGAGAAGCCGCGCAGGGCGAACTTGCTGGCGCAGTAGACCGCGTAGCCCGGATAGCCGATGGAGCCGTAGGTGGATCCGAGGTTGACCACCAGTGCCTGGCGCTGCTCGCGCAGCGTCGGCAGCAACAGGCGGGTGAGGTGCAGGGTGGCGGCGATGTTCAGCTCGATCATGTCGTCCAGGCACGATTCTTCCAGCTGGTCGAGCATGGCGAACTGGTTGACCCCGGCGGCATTGATCAGCAGGTTGATGCCGCCGCCGCGCCGCACGGTGTCCAGCAGCGCATGGCGATCGGTGCCGTTGCGCAGGTTGGCGGCCTGCCAGCGCAGGTGTTCCGGGTAGCGCTGCATCAACTCGTCCAGCGCCCCGGCGTGACGGCTCACCGCCAGAACCTGGGCGCCGGCCGCGCAGAGCTGCTCGGCAAGCTGCAGGCCGATGCCACCGCTGGCGCCGGTGAGCACTACGTGGCACTCAGAGAGGCGCATGCTGCACCTCGTCCTGCTGTGCCGGGGCACGCGGCAGGCCACGGAACATGTCGGCATACAGGCGGTAGACGACTTTCGACGCGTGGATCACTGCCTCCTGGTCGGTCGGGTCTTCCAGGCGGTTCATCAGGCCGCGGTAGGTCTGCATGTGGTCCTGGTCCAGCGCGCCATGGGAGCTCAGGTAGCTGAAGGCCTCCTGGGGCAGGCCGAGGCTATGGGCGATAGTGCCGGCGGCCTGGGTGGCCAGGGCGATGCTGGTGCCTTCGAGCACGTTGACCATGCCGAACAGCCCCACCGGGTTGCCGCGCTGGATGAGGTCATAAAGGAAAGCCACCATCAGCTCGATGGGCAGCGATGGGCGGCCGGTTCGTACCGCTTCCGCATCTCCACCGCAGGCCGCGATGTCATCGAGAATCCAGCGCTCGTGGCCGTACTCCTCGTCGATGTACTCGCATACCGCACCGCGCAGCCACTCCAGGCGCGAGGGCAGGCGCGCGCCGCAGGACATCATCAGCGGCACGGTGTGGCGGACATGATGGTAGGCCTGGCTCAGGAAGGCGATGTAACCCTCCAGGCTGACGTTTCCGGCCAGCGCCTCGCGGATCACAGGGACGTTGAACAACGCCTCGCGCTCCTGGGCCGTGGCTGATTGCAGGGTGTCGAAGAAGGACATAGGGCACTACCTCACTCAGTGACCATTTCGGAAAGGGTTTCGCGGTATCGCTCAAGGATGGCCGCGCGGCGCGGGCGGCCGTTGGCGGTGAGCAGGCCGCTGGCGCTGCTGAAGGGCTCGGGCAGGCGCGCCCAGCGGTGCACGCGGGCGTAGTCCGGCAGCAGCTCGTTGCACTGCTGCACCGCCTGCTCCAGTGCCAGGTCGGTACAGGACGGGTCCACCGGCCAGAGCAGCGCCAGGTTCTGGTGCAGGCCTTCGCCGTGGACGAAGGCCTGGAGCACCACGCCGTTCTGCGTCAGCTCGGCTTCGATCCATTCCGGATTGACGTTACGGCCGAAACTGGTGATGAACTGGTTCTTCTTGCGGCCGGCGAGGTACAGGTAGCCGTCGTCGTCGAAGCGGCCGATATCGCCGGTCGGCCACCACTGCCCGAGGTGCGGTGGCTCGCCGAGGTAGCCGAGCAGGGCCGAGCCGCTGACCAGCACCTCGCCGTCGTCGGCCAGCTTCACCTGTACGTGGGGCAGGGGCCTGCCTACGCTGCCCGGGCGCATCGCGCCAGGGCGATTCAGGCAGACCACCGAGGCGCACTCGGAGAGTCCGTAGCCCTCGAACACCGGCAGCCCGACGGCGGCGGCGCGCTGCAGCAGCGAGGGCGCCACCCGCGCGCCGCCCACGGCGACGAACTTCAGCGGGCCGACGCGCATCACGCCGCGCTCGATGGCGGTGACCAGGCCGAGCAGCAACTGCGGCACCAGGATCAGGCTTTGCGCACCGCTCAAAGCGATGGCACCGAGCAGTCGCTTCCAGTCCACGCTGCTCGATCCCGCCAGGCCGATCTGCTCGCTGGGCAGCAGGGTCAGCGTGGCGCCGGCGCACAGGGCGGCGTACAGGCCAAGGTTTTCCAGCAGCACCGCCAGCGGCAGGATGGCCAGGTAGCGGCTGGGCTCGGCGGGCCGGCTGGCGGCTTCCAGCTCGCGGGCAACGCGCAGCATGGCGCCGGCATCCAGGCACACGCCCTTGGGCGCGCCGGTGCTGCCGGAGGTGTAGGTGATCTTCGCCGTCCCCAGGGGCAGGCCGGCGTCTACTATGGCCGGGCGGTACCAGAAGGTTTCGCCACGGCTGAAGCCGTTGCTGCGCAACTCGCCCTCCATGCTGGGTTCCACCAGGGCCAGGCTGGCCTGGCTCTGCATCAGGCAATGGGCGCGCTGGGACGGGCTGAAGAAGGGCGGCAGGATCAGGCAGGGGCGTTCGCTGAACAGCGCGGCCAGGTCCCAGATCAGCGCCTCCGGACCATTGTCCAGTGCCAGGGCAAAGGCGCCGCTGGGTTGTGCGGCGAGATGCGCGGCGCGCTGCTCCACGGCTTCCAGCATCTGCGCGTAGCTGTAGCGCTGGGTCGCGCCCCGCAGTGCCAGGCGCTCGCCATGGTCACGAGCGTGGTGGCGCAGATGGTGCAGAAAGTCTTCCAGCTCAGGCCGCATCTTCTTGCCTCGCGCGGTAGAGCAGCACTGGGAATCCCAGACGCTGGTAAGCCCCGCTGTGCTCGAGCTGCTCATGGCCGTAGCGGATGCTGCCGGTGAACACCTGGGGATGTTGGTCGTAGTAGCTGCCCCAGTCGGCCAGTTCGCCATTCAGCCGCGTCGGGTCGGCCGTCGCCAGTACCGTCGGCTCCAGGCCCAGGCGATGGAAACTGTTGATCAGTGTCGCTGCGCCGGTGAACGCGACCCAGCGTAGCCCGCGTGCCGCCAGCAGCCAGGTCACCGCGGCGATGATCAGGCGTGCGCTGCCGGCATTGCGGGCGGCGAGGTTGCCCACTTCCACCAGTTCCTGGCGCGGCACGGCATAACCGGCAATGCGTGAGACCGGGGCCTCCAGCGGCTCATCCAGGTAGCGTTCGAGGAACAGCGGCTCCTCCAGTGCCAGACGAATACCGGCCACCGCCACCAGCGCGCCGTGGCGGTCGCGCAGGCTGAGCAACTCGGGCAGATAGTGGTGCACGTCGGCGTGGTGGACGCGGTCGAAGCGCTCATGCACGAAGGCTTCGATCTCTTGTCGCTGCGGGTCGTCCCGGCCGATCAGGCACAGGCTCGCCAGGTGCGTGCCGCGCGGGCCGAAGCGGAACGGAAACAACGACTCCCATTCGGATTGCGTCATGACTCCCCCCACGATGGTGATAATTCGTTGGGGGGAGTATTTGCCGCGAATCTGAATGCAGTCTTAAGAGGTGCGCCGCTCAGGCCATGTCGCTGCGCGCGAACTCCTCGGCAAGAAAGTCCAGCAGTGCCCGCACCGATGGCAGCAGCCCACGCCGCGAGGGAAACACCGCATGGACCACCCCGGTGCGCGGCGCCCAGTCCGGCAGCAGGTTGACCAGGCTGCCGTTGTTGAGGTCCTCGCACACTACCACCGCCGGCAGGTGCACCGCGCCGACCCCGGCCAGGGCGGCCTGACGCAGCGCCATCAGGTCGTCGGTGACCAGCCGCGGATGGTGGCGTACCTGGGCGCTGGCGCCCTTGGGGCCGTCCAGTTGCCAGTGGTATTCGCGTTGCACCGAACCCCAGTGCAGCGTCGGCAACGCCGCCACGTCGGCCGGGATCGGCCGCGCCGTCAGCCGCTCGCGCAGCGACGGCGCACCCACCACGCGCTGGCCGCTCTCGCCCAGCACCTTCATCACCAGGTCAGTGCTTTCCAGTGGCGGGAAGCGCACCCGCAAGGCGACGTCGATGCCCTCCTGGATCAGGTCCACATGGCGGTTGGTCGCCTCCACGTGCAGCGCCACCAGCGGGTGCTCGACCATGAAGCGCGCCAGCATCGGGCCGACCCAGAAGTTCAGCAGGGCAGTGGGGCAGCTCAGCCGTACCACGCCCTGCGGCTCGGAGCGGTGGCGTTCGATTACCTCGGCCGCGCCTTCGGCTTCCACCAGCATCGCCAGGCAGTGGCGGTAGTACTCCTGGCCGATCTCGGTCACCGAGAAGTGCCGGGTGGAGCGCTGGATCAGGCGTACGCCCAGGCGTTCCTCCAGCGAGGCGATGCGCCGGCTGAGTTTCGACTTGGGCTGGTCCAGGGCGCGCCCGGCGGGGGCGAAGCCGCCGTGTTCGACGACCTGGGCAAAGTAATAGAGATCGTTGAGGTCTTCCATATCAGTGTTCTCCAGATGGAACTCTGAGGTGAATTATCGCCATCTACTGGCCTCAGTGTTGCAGATTTATTGTGTCTCCATGCACTACAGGAGGCACCCCATGAAACAGATTCTCGGTATCTACAGCGCACCTCGGCCGCATTGGGTCGGCGATGGCTTCCCGGTTCGCTCGCTGTTCTCCTACGACAACCTGGGCGAGCACCTGAGCCCCTTCCTGCTGCTGGACCACGCGGGTCCCCATGACTTCACCCCCAGCACCAGCCCACGCGGCGTCGGCCAGCACCCGCACCGCGGCTTCGAGACGGTGACCATCGTCTACCAGGGCGAACTGGAACACCGCGACTCCAGTGGCGGCGGCGGGCGCATCGGCCCCGGCGACGTGCAGTGGATGACCGCCGGCGACGGCATCCTCCACGAGGAATTCCACTCGCCGGACTTCAGCCGCAGTGGCGGCACGCTGCACATGGCGCAGCTCTGGGTGAACCTGCCGGCGCGCGACAAGCGCACCGCGCCGGCCTACCAGACGTTGCTGGCGGCGGACATTCCGCAGGTCGCGCTGCCCGACGGTGCCGGCACCCTGCGGGTGATTGCCGGCCGCTACGGCGCCGCGGCAGGGCCGGCCCACACCTTCAGTCCGCTGGATGTCTGGGACATGCGCCTGAATGCGGGCCACACGCTGGACCTGCGGGTCACCCCGGGGCGCAACACCGCCCTGGTGGTCCTGCGCGGCAACCTCAGCCTGGGCAGCGGCGAAAGCCTGCGCGAAGGGCAACTGGCGCTCTTCGACCGGCGCGGCGACAGCCTGCTGCTGCAAGCCGACAGCGACGCCCTGGTCCTGCTGCTCAGCGGCGAACCGCTGAACGAGCCGATCGTCGGCTATGGCCCCTTCGTGATGAACAGCGACCGCGAAATCCGCGAAGCCATCGACGACTTCCGTGAAGGCCGCTTCGGCCAACTGAGTCACTGACTGTCATATCCCGGACTTGGCGGGTGCCTAGTCTGGATCATCTCCCACGCCGAAGTGCGTGGGTCAGCGTGGGCCGACACGGCCCTAACGAGGAGAACCACCATGAGCAACTTCTCTCAGATCGCCAACTTCAACGGTCAGCGTCCGGTGATCGATCCCGACGACACCGCCATGCTGCTCATCGACCACCAGAGCGGCCTGTTCCAGACGGTCAAGGACATGCCCATGA of the Pseudomonas sp. PSE14 genome contains:
- a CDS encoding SDR family oxidoreductase, with product MRLSECHVVLTGASGGIGLQLAEQLCAAGAQVLAVSRHAGALDELMQRYPEHLRWQAANLRNGTDRHALLDTVRRGGGINLLINAAGVNQFAMLDQLEESCLDDMIELNIAATLHLTRLLLPTLREQRQALVVNLGSTYGSIGYPGYAVYCASKFALRGFSEALRRELADTSVDVLYVAPRATRTSMNSAAAMALNEALKASTDDPRDVARSVLAAIEGRRSELYLGWPEKLFVRINGMLPGIVDRALRKQLPLIRRHSRHEEQSR
- a CDS encoding iron-containing redox enzyme family protein produces the protein MSFFDTLQSATAQEREALFNVPVIREALAGNVSLEGYIAFLSQAYHHVRHTVPLMMSCGARLPSRLEWLRGAVCEYIDEEYGHERWILDDIAACGGDAEAVRTGRPSLPIELMVAFLYDLIQRGNPVGLFGMVNVLEGTSIALATQAAGTIAHSLGLPQEAFSYLSSHGALDQDHMQTYRGLMNRLEDPTDQEAVIHASKVVYRLYADMFRGLPRAPAQQDEVQHAPL
- a CDS encoding AMP-binding protein, whose amino-acid sequence is MRPELEDFLHHLRHHARDHGERLALRGATQRYSYAQMLEAVEQRAAHLAAQPSGAFALALDNGPEALIWDLAALFSERPCLILPPFFSPSQRAHCLMQSQASLALVEPSMEGELRSNGFSRGETFWYRPAIVDAGLPLGTAKITYTSGSTGAPKGVCLDAGAMLRVARELEAASRPAEPSRYLAILPLAVLLENLGLYAALCAGATLTLLPSEQIGLAGSSSVDWKRLLGAIALSGAQSLILVPQLLLGLVTAIERGVMRVGPLKFVAVGGARVAPSLLQRAAAVGLPVFEGYGLSECASVVCLNRPGAMRPGSVGRPLPHVQVKLADDGEVLVSGSALLGYLGEPPHLGQWWPTGDIGRFDDDGYLYLAGRKKNQFITSFGRNVNPEWIEAELTQNGVVLQAFVHGEGLHQNLALLWPVDPSCTDLALEQAVQQCNELLPDYARVHRWARLPEPFSSASGLLTANGRPRRAAILERYRETLSEMVTE
- a CDS encoding thermostable hemolysin, which codes for MTQSEWESLFPFRFGPRGTHLASLCLIGRDDPQRQEIEAFVHERFDRVHHADVHHYLPELLSLRDRHGALVAVAGIRLALEEPLFLERYLDEPLEAPVSRIAGYAVPRQELVEVGNLAARNAGSARLIIAAVTWLLAARGLRWVAFTGAATLINSFHRLGLEPTVLATADPTRLNGELADWGSYYDQHPQVFTGSIRYGHEQLEHSGAYQRLGFPVLLYRARQEDAA
- a CDS encoding LysR family transcriptional regulator yields the protein MEDLNDLYYFAQVVEHGGFAPAGRALDQPKSKLSRRIASLEERLGVRLIQRSTRHFSVTEIGQEYYRHCLAMLVEAEGAAEVIERHRSEPQGVVRLSCPTALLNFWVGPMLARFMVEHPLVALHVEATNRHVDLIQEGIDVALRVRFPPLESTDLVMKVLGESGQRVVGAPSLRERLTARPIPADVAALPTLHWGSVQREYHWQLDGPKGASAQVRHHPRLVTDDLMALRQAALAGVGAVHLPAVVVCEDLNNGSLVNLLPDWAPRTGVVHAVFPSRRGLLPSVRALLDFLAEEFARSDMA
- a CDS encoding pirin family protein — its product is MKQILGIYSAPRPHWVGDGFPVRSLFSYDNLGEHLSPFLLLDHAGPHDFTPSTSPRGVGQHPHRGFETVTIVYQGELEHRDSSGGGGRIGPGDVQWMTAGDGILHEEFHSPDFSRSGGTLHMAQLWVNLPARDKRTAPAYQTLLAADIPQVALPDGAGTLRVIAGRYGAAAGPAHTFSPLDVWDMRLNAGHTLDLRVTPGRNTALVVLRGNLSLGSGESLREGQLALFDRRGDSLLLQADSDALVLLLSGEPLNEPIVGYGPFVMNSDREIREAIDDFREGRFGQLSH